The following proteins come from a genomic window of Streptomyces sp. GS7:
- a CDS encoding alpha-hydroxy-acid oxidizing protein, translating into MAPTNPHFGDYQNEIHANGLLHGELPRLPMTFAELEARAESALPPSVWSYVYGGAGDESTQRANVSAFGRWGLMPRMMVGAAQRDLSVELFGMTLPSPLLMAPIGVIGLCTQDGHGDLATARAAARTGVPMIASTLSADPMEQVAAEYGGTPGFFQLYTPSDRELAESLVRRAEAAGFKGIVVTLDTWTLGWRPRDLATANFPQLRGHCLANYTSDPVFRARLPKPPEEDPGAAVALYSGVFSNPLTWDDLPWLRSLTDLPLLLKGICHPEDVRRARDGGVDGVYCSNHGGRQANGGLPALDALPGVVAAAEGLPVLFDSGVRTGTDVVKALALGATAVAVGRPYAYGAALGGTDGIVHVLRSLLAEADLLMAVDGYPTLADLRPDTLVRV; encoded by the coding sequence ATGGCGCCCACGAACCCGCATTTCGGCGACTACCAGAACGAGATCCACGCCAACGGCCTGCTGCACGGTGAACTGCCGCGGCTGCCGATGACCTTCGCCGAGCTGGAGGCGCGCGCCGAGTCCGCCCTGCCACCGTCCGTCTGGTCGTACGTGTACGGCGGCGCCGGGGACGAAAGCACCCAGCGCGCCAACGTCAGCGCCTTCGGGCGCTGGGGGCTGATGCCGCGGATGATGGTCGGCGCCGCCCAACGCGACCTCAGCGTCGAGCTGTTCGGGATGACCCTGCCGTCGCCGCTGCTGATGGCTCCCATCGGGGTGATCGGACTGTGCACCCAGGACGGGCACGGCGATCTGGCCACCGCGCGCGCCGCGGCCCGTACCGGCGTACCGATGATCGCCTCGACCCTGTCCGCCGACCCCATGGAGCAGGTCGCGGCCGAGTACGGCGGCACCCCCGGCTTCTTCCAGCTCTACACCCCCAGCGACCGGGAGCTGGCCGAGAGCCTGGTCCGGCGCGCCGAGGCCGCCGGGTTCAAGGGCATCGTCGTCACCCTGGACACCTGGACCCTCGGCTGGCGCCCGCGCGATCTGGCCACCGCCAACTTCCCCCAGCTGCGCGGCCACTGCCTGGCCAACTACACCTCGGACCCGGTCTTCCGCGCCCGGCTGCCCAAGCCGCCCGAGGAGGACCCCGGCGCCGCCGTCGCCCTCTACTCCGGCGTCTTCAGCAACCCGCTGACGTGGGACGACCTCCCCTGGCTGCGCTCCCTGACCGACCTGCCGCTGCTCCTGAAGGGCATCTGCCACCCCGAGGACGTACGCCGCGCAAGGGACGGCGGGGTGGACGGCGTCTACTGCTCCAACCACGGCGGGCGCCAGGCCAACGGCGGCCTGCCCGCCCTCGACGCGCTGCCCGGTGTGGTGGCCGCCGCCGAGGGCCTGCCGGTGCTGTTCGACTCCGGTGTCCGCACCGGCACCGACGTCGTCAAGGCGCTCGCCCTCGGCGCGACCGCGGTCGCCGTCGGCCGCCCGTACGCCTACGGCGCGGCCCTCGGCGGCACGGACGGCATCGTCCACGTCCTGCGCTCGCTGCTGGCCGAGGCCGATCTCCTGATGGCGGTGGACGGCTACCCGACGCTCGCCGACCTCCGCCCGGACACTCTGGTACGCGTGTGA
- a CDS encoding VWA domain-containing protein — translation MITRTITKRITRRRLAAGVCGLLAALTVGLSPTPAAAGEPAQQSAPKVELTLDVSGSMRTRDIDGQSRMSAAKQAFNDVLDAVPEGVQLGIRTLGANYPGEDRQVGCKDTRQLYPVGPINRTEAKTAVATLVPTGWTPIGPALQAAAKDLQGGDGQRRIVLITDGEDTCAPLDPCQVARDIAAQGIHLTVDTLGLLPDAKTRSQLSCIAEATGGTYTSVQHRGQLRDRVHQLVNRTAHPVRTPVATQGTQQCTGAPQLKPGLYSDREKFAEHRWYRVDVKPGQELRASVSVAADRAVNNDYGVLLRASTVHGREIVRGSEAGDGRTDAVSTGLRYAKPPAGSSDDAGKNAAETVCLQVSNSFSAPASVKTDPGMPVELAVDVVDGPHNASDAASFGLGRGWWLLGALALAGLLGGLLWGWISRWRVTVWRTN, via the coding sequence ATGATCACCAGAACGATCACCAAACGGATCACCAGGCGAAGGCTGGCGGCCGGGGTGTGCGGGCTGCTGGCCGCCCTGACGGTCGGGCTGTCGCCCACCCCGGCCGCCGCCGGCGAACCCGCGCAGCAGTCCGCCCCCAAGGTCGAGCTGACGCTCGACGTCAGCGGCTCGATGCGGACCCGGGACATCGACGGGCAGAGCCGGATGTCCGCGGCGAAGCAGGCGTTCAACGACGTGCTGGACGCCGTCCCCGAGGGCGTCCAGCTCGGCATACGCACCCTGGGCGCCAACTACCCGGGCGAGGACCGGCAGGTCGGCTGCAAGGACACCCGCCAGCTCTACCCGGTCGGCCCGATCAACCGCACCGAGGCCAAGACCGCGGTCGCCACGCTCGTCCCCACCGGCTGGACGCCGATCGGCCCCGCCCTCCAGGCCGCGGCCAAGGACCTCCAGGGCGGTGACGGGCAGCGCAGGATCGTCCTCATCACCGACGGCGAGGACACCTGCGCCCCGTTGGACCCCTGCCAGGTGGCGCGCGACATCGCCGCCCAGGGCATCCACCTCACCGTCGACACGCTCGGGCTGCTGCCGGACGCCAAGACCCGCAGCCAGCTGAGCTGTATCGCCGAGGCCACCGGCGGCACCTACACCTCGGTGCAGCACCGCGGCCAACTCCGCGACCGGGTCCACCAGTTGGTCAACCGTACGGCGCATCCCGTGCGGACACCGGTCGCCACCCAGGGCACCCAGCAGTGCACCGGCGCCCCACAGCTCAAGCCCGGTCTCTACAGCGACCGCGAGAAGTTCGCCGAGCACCGCTGGTACCGCGTCGACGTCAAGCCCGGCCAGGAGCTGCGCGCGTCGGTGAGCGTCGCGGCGGACCGCGCCGTCAACAACGACTACGGGGTGCTGCTCCGGGCCTCCACGGTGCACGGACGGGAGATCGTCCGCGGCTCCGAGGCAGGCGACGGCCGTACCGACGCCGTCTCGACGGGGCTGCGCTACGCCAAGCCCCCGGCCGGCTCCTCGGACGACGCGGGCAAGAACGCGGCGGAGACCGTCTGCCTCCAGGTCAGCAACTCCTTCTCGGCGCCCGCCTCGGTCAAGACCGACCCGGGCATGCCGGTCGAGCTGGCCGTGGATGTGGTGGACGGGCCGCACAACGCCTCCGACGCGGCCTCCTTCGGCCTCGGCCGGGGCTGGTGGCTGCTGGGCGCCCTGGCGCTCGCCGGGCTGCTGGGCGGCCTGCTGTGGGGCTGGATCTCCCGTTGGCGCGTCACCGTCTGGAGGACCAACTGA
- a CDS encoding PP2C family protein-serine/threonine phosphatase, with amino-acid sequence MRVRQGRPRPGRSWQLSHGLVAIPLALIVAVTVLDISTPTSIHLGPFLVAAPAITASFAGARLTGAVGALAVAAQILIGQLHGGLTTANHQAQVAALLVLSVLVTIFRYVRDRHARQLVQVRSVAAAAQQVLLWPLPRRIGRLRIECAYISAEEEAEIGGDLYAAAPVPGGVRLVIGDVRGKGLAAIGEASALVGAFRGAAYRHLPLAGMMAHLGNSVYWNLAHAPEEDPESFVTALMLDVPDSDPFLRMVNCGHPPPLLLRDDRVLPLEVADPAIPLGLNTPSPSEYEVETFPFASDDVLLLYTDGVMETRNRDGVFYPLADRLASWNDRDPASLVRRLHDDLLRYADGNLGDDAAMIAITRFPDAEEPGAGRPAPEQPDAEQPATGTSAGRPSPPPRRPAP; translated from the coding sequence ATGCGCGTCCGGCAGGGTCGCCCCCGTCCCGGCAGGTCCTGGCAGCTGAGCCACGGGTTGGTCGCCATCCCGCTCGCGCTGATCGTCGCGGTCACCGTGCTGGACATCAGCACGCCCACGAGCATCCACCTGGGCCCGTTCCTGGTGGCCGCGCCCGCGATCACCGCGTCCTTCGCGGGGGCCCGCCTGACCGGCGCCGTCGGAGCCCTGGCGGTGGCCGCCCAGATCCTCATCGGCCAGCTGCACGGCGGGTTGACGACCGCGAACCACCAGGCGCAGGTCGCCGCCCTCCTCGTCCTGTCGGTACTGGTGACGATCTTCCGCTATGTGCGCGACCGGCATGCGCGGCAGCTCGTCCAGGTACGGTCGGTGGCCGCGGCGGCACAGCAGGTGCTGCTGTGGCCGCTGCCCCGCCGGATCGGCCGGCTGCGGATCGAGTGCGCGTACATCTCGGCGGAGGAGGAGGCCGAGATCGGCGGTGATCTGTACGCGGCGGCGCCGGTGCCGGGCGGGGTCCGGCTGGTCATCGGGGACGTGCGCGGCAAGGGCCTGGCGGCCATCGGCGAGGCGTCCGCGCTGGTCGGCGCCTTCCGCGGGGCGGCCTACCGGCACCTCCCCCTCGCGGGCATGATGGCGCACCTGGGCAACTCGGTGTACTGGAACCTGGCCCACGCCCCCGAGGAGGACCCGGAGTCGTTCGTCACCGCGCTGATGCTGGACGTGCCCGACAGCGACCCGTTCCTGCGGATGGTGAACTGCGGACACCCTCCGCCGTTGCTGCTGCGCGACGACAGGGTCCTGCCGCTGGAGGTCGCCGATCCGGCGATCCCGCTGGGCCTGAACACCCCCTCGCCGAGCGAGTACGAGGTCGAGACGTTCCCGTTCGCATCGGACGATGTGCTGCTGCTCTACACGGACGGGGTGATGGAGACCCGCAACCGCGACGGCGTCTTCTACCCGTTGGCCGACCGGCTGGCCTCCTGGAACGACCGCGACCCGGCCTCCCTCGTGCGGCGTCTCCACGACGATCTGCTCCGGTACGCGGACGGGAACCTGGGCGATGACGCGGCGATGATCGCCATCACCCGGTTCCCGGACGCCGAGGAACCGGGCGCGGGGCGACCGGCCCCGGAGCAACCGGACGCGGAACAGCCCGCCACGGGGACGTCGGCGGGCCGGCCGTCACCGCCGCCGCGGCGCCCGGCGCCGTAG
- a CDS encoding PP2C family protein-serine/threonine phosphatase — protein sequence MLSADDHRPPTEPGAGLRARLHAVEEAAERIGTTLDEQTTCAELARFVCRRLCDAAAVDLLPEDAATGAPGTPGGPPSPAALHRAAEAGSAPLLESGFAAVPVPLSVPLLAHGHLYGVLLAARADGGFTEDESATLRHAARLAAAHLAHARRHAATRRTSMDLQRALLAEPGRPHPNLELATRYLPSGTSALVGGDWFESVRLHFGRTLLAVGDVMGHGLDAAVDMNAYRSALRYVASADLPPHRVLRQLDLAVAEDDGRRPATCLLARVDPARGIAAFAAAGHLPPVVFTGAGTAELLRVPVGPPLGTGVGGYDLVTRALTPADTLVMFTDGLVERRGEDIDASLDRVAGMRLPAGAGVEDVLDEVLLRLDGRRAEDDVAVLAARIRHHPGPGGSRRPARPDVVSPRNGESAEGCCGSVQLKGDGGELPVRGE from the coding sequence GTGCTCTCGGCTGACGACCACCGCCCGCCGACGGAGCCCGGCGCGGGGCTGCGGGCGCGGTTGCACGCGGTCGAGGAGGCAGCCGAGCGGATCGGCACCACCTTGGACGAGCAGACCACCTGCGCCGAACTCGCCCGGTTCGTCTGCCGACGGCTGTGCGACGCCGCCGCGGTGGACCTCCTCCCCGAGGACGCGGCCACCGGCGCACCCGGAACACCCGGTGGTCCACCGTCCCCGGCAGCGCTGCACCGGGCGGCCGAGGCGGGCTCCGCCCCGCTGCTGGAATCCGGGTTCGCCGCCGTACCGGTGCCCCTGTCGGTGCCGCTCCTCGCCCACGGCCACCTCTACGGCGTGCTGCTTGCCGCCCGCGCCGACGGCGGCTTCACCGAGGACGAGAGCGCCACCCTCCGCCACGCGGCCCGCCTGGCAGCCGCCCATCTCGCGCACGCCCGGCGCCACGCCGCCACCCGGCGCACCTCGATGGACCTGCAACGCGCGCTGCTCGCCGAACCCGGCCGCCCGCACCCCAACCTGGAGCTGGCCACCCGCTATCTGCCGTCCGGCACCAGCGCCTTGGTCGGCGGCGACTGGTTCGAGTCCGTACGGCTCCACTTCGGGCGCACCCTGCTGGCCGTCGGCGACGTCATGGGGCACGGGCTCGACGCGGCCGTCGACATGAACGCCTACCGCTCCGCCCTCCGTTACGTCGCCTCGGCCGATCTGCCGCCGCACCGGGTCCTGCGCCAGCTCGACCTCGCGGTGGCCGAGGACGACGGCCGCCGCCCGGCGACCTGTCTGCTGGCCCGGGTGGATCCGGCCCGCGGTATCGCCGCGTTCGCCGCCGCGGGCCATCTCCCGCCGGTCGTGTTCACCGGCGCCGGCACCGCCGAACTGCTCCGCGTCCCGGTCGGCCCGCCGCTGGGCACCGGCGTCGGGGGCTACGACCTGGTCACCCGCGCCCTCACCCCCGCCGACACCCTGGTGATGTTCACCGACGGCCTCGTCGAACGGCGCGGCGAGGACATCGACGCCTCCCTGGACCGGGTCGCGGGGATGCGCCTGCCCGCCGGCGCCGGGGTGGAGGACGTGCTCGACGAGGTGCTGCTCCGCCTCGACGGACGGCGCGCCGAGGACGATGTCGCGGTCCTCGCCGCCCGCATCCGCCACCACCCGGGCCCCGGCGGCTCCCGGCGGCCCGCCCGACCGGACGTCGTGTCGCCGCGCAACGGTGAGTCCGCGGAGGGGTGCTGCGGATCGGTCCAACTCAAGGGAGACGGTGGTGAGTTGCCGGTACGGGGCGAGTGA
- a CDS encoding ArsR/SmtB family transcription factor, with protein sequence MFGLLASPPRLHIVWALAQGESDVSGLAERVGGALPAVSQHLSKLKLAGLVRSRREGRRVVYLVDDPDVVAVMRTLVVQLAARSEVEAPFRLRELGA encoded by the coding sequence ATGTTCGGGCTGCTGGCCTCTCCCCCGCGCCTGCACATCGTCTGGGCACTGGCCCAGGGCGAGAGCGACGTCAGCGGGCTCGCCGAGCGGGTCGGCGGCGCCCTGCCGGCGGTGAGCCAGCACCTGTCCAAGCTGAAACTGGCCGGACTGGTGCGCTCGCGCCGCGAGGGCCGGCGCGTGGTCTACCTCGTCGACGACCCCGACGTGGTGGCGGTGATGCGGACGCTGGTCGTCCAGCTCGCCGCCCGTTCCGAGGTAGAGGCGCCGTTCCGCCTGCGTGAGCTCGGTGCCTGA
- the mgtA gene encoding magnesium-translocating P-type ATPase, producing MSSVPEITAAPGTGPTSPDTEDTRADGEPRRAPAGVGALAALTSLQLMRRLDSGPRGLTDAQAEERLARLGENTMPSWKPVSWPRRFLGSLRDPFTTVLLCLGLVSAAVASWGTACVILTLVAVSCALRSGGEHHASRSMAALRELVATTATVQRRTDDDAPPRVREIPVDQLVIGDVVRLGPGDLVPADVRLLRASGLTVHQAALTGESAPVPKRPVDAPLDGDGGPAEPPHMCFQGSSVASGSGTALVVATGADTRFAAAYGGRARRRGETAFDRSVHGIAWTLIRFMLLTPPLVLMANAALRGRGLETLPFAVAVAVGLTPEMLPVIVTTALARGAAALARASGVIVKRLPALHDLGAIDVLCLDKTGTLTQDRPVVVRAVDARGVGDPEVLRWAAVNSFWTIELAELPVPDALDEAVLEASDACGADPLEYDGIAALPFDPVGRLAAAVVRSPGRHGSHTLVAKGAVEDVVARCGRLNLDGQDAEMDQAARERLLRFAAAEAEGGLRLLAVARCERRPRLGAYTDADVRGLTFLGFVELSDALAPSAADALEVLAERGVAVKVLTGDHPGTAARACRDLGLEPGEVLTADRLAGCGGPALAAAVERATVVARCTAQDKARIVTALRESGHTTGFLGDGVNDLPALHAADVGICPRGAVPVAREGADVVLGEKDLTAIERAITTGRHASSNIAAYLRITLSSNLGNVIAMLAAGLLLPFLPMLPAQVLVQNLCFDAAQLSLAFDRPGPGSARRPAVLRPRVFLRFITAFGLINAAADLATFAVLAFSARATSGTDTPTMFHAGWFTENLLTQGMVMLLLRTGRRAAEGRAIGPVHLAVTALAVVGLLLPVSPLAPLLAMSAPPPLYYLLLSVVLALYGAALTIARMRYARRENG from the coding sequence GTGAGCTCGGTGCCTGAGATCACCGCGGCACCCGGGACCGGCCCGACGTCCCCGGACACGGAAGACACCCGCGCGGACGGGGAGCCCCGCCGCGCCCCGGCGGGGGTCGGGGCGCTGGCCGCGCTGACGTCGTTGCAGCTGATGCGGCGGCTGGACAGCGGGCCGCGCGGACTGACCGACGCGCAGGCCGAGGAGCGGCTGGCCCGGCTCGGCGAGAACACCATGCCGTCCTGGAAGCCGGTGTCCTGGCCGCGGCGTTTCCTGGGCAGTCTGCGGGATCCGTTCACCACGGTGCTGCTGTGCCTGGGTCTGGTGTCGGCGGCCGTCGCCTCCTGGGGCACCGCCTGCGTGATCCTGACGCTGGTGGCCGTCAGCTGCGCGCTGCGGTCCGGCGGCGAGCACCATGCCAGCCGCTCGATGGCGGCGCTGCGGGAGCTGGTCGCCACCACGGCGACGGTGCAGCGCCGGACGGACGACGACGCTCCGCCGCGGGTGCGGGAGATCCCCGTCGACCAGCTGGTCATCGGCGATGTGGTGCGGCTGGGCCCGGGAGACCTGGTACCGGCGGATGTGCGGCTGCTGCGGGCCAGCGGGCTGACCGTGCACCAGGCGGCGCTGACCGGTGAGTCCGCGCCGGTGCCGAAGCGGCCGGTGGACGCGCCGCTCGACGGGGACGGCGGGCCGGCCGAACCGCCGCACATGTGCTTCCAGGGCAGCAGCGTGGCGTCCGGGAGCGGGACGGCGCTGGTGGTGGCCACGGGGGCGGACACCCGGTTCGCCGCGGCGTACGGCGGGCGGGCCCGGCGGCGCGGGGAGACCGCGTTCGACCGCTCGGTGCACGGCATCGCGTGGACGCTGATCCGCTTCATGCTGCTGACGCCGCCGCTGGTGCTGATGGCGAACGCCGCGCTGCGCGGACGCGGCCTGGAGACGCTGCCGTTCGCGGTGGCCGTCGCGGTGGGTCTGACGCCGGAGATGCTGCCGGTGATCGTCACCACCGCGCTGGCCCGGGGGGCCGCCGCGCTGGCCCGGGCGAGCGGGGTGATCGTCAAGCGGCTGCCGGCACTGCACGATCTCGGGGCGATCGACGTGCTGTGCCTGGACAAGACGGGCACCCTGACCCAGGACCGGCCGGTCGTCGTACGGGCCGTCGACGCGCGCGGCGTCGGCGATCCCGAGGTGCTGCGCTGGGCGGCGGTGAACAGCTTCTGGACGATCGAGCTGGCCGAGCTGCCGGTGCCGGACGCGCTGGACGAGGCGGTCCTGGAGGCGTCCGACGCGTGCGGGGCGGATCCGCTGGAGTACGACGGGATCGCGGCGCTGCCGTTCGATCCGGTCGGGCGGCTGGCCGCGGCGGTGGTCCGCAGCCCCGGGCGGCACGGCAGCCACACTCTCGTCGCCAAGGGCGCGGTGGAGGATGTCGTCGCCCGCTGCGGGCGGCTGAACCTCGACGGGCAGGACGCCGAGATGGACCAGGCGGCCCGCGAGCGGCTGCTGCGGTTCGCCGCGGCGGAGGCGGAGGGCGGTCTGCGGCTGCTGGCCGTGGCGCGCTGCGAGCGCCGTCCCCGGCTCGGCGCGTACACGGACGCCGACGTCCGGGGGCTGACCTTCCTCGGCTTCGTCGAGCTGAGCGATGCGCTCGCGCCGTCCGCGGCCGACGCGCTGGAGGTACTCGCCGAGCGCGGGGTGGCGGTGAAGGTGCTCACCGGCGACCACCCGGGCACCGCGGCGCGAGCCTGCCGGGATCTGGGGCTGGAGCCGGGCGAGGTGCTCACCGCGGACCGGCTCGCCGGGTGCGGCGGGCCGGCGCTGGCCGCGGCGGTCGAGCGGGCGACGGTCGTGGCGCGGTGCACGGCCCAGGACAAGGCCCGGATCGTCACCGCGCTGCGGGAGAGCGGGCACACCACGGGGTTCCTCGGGGACGGGGTCAACGACCTGCCCGCGCTGCACGCCGCGGATGTCGGGATCTGTCCGCGCGGGGCGGTGCCGGTCGCACGCGAGGGCGCGGACGTGGTGCTCGGCGAGAAGGATCTGACCGCCATCGAGCGGGCGATCACCACCGGCCGGCACGCGAGCAGCAACATCGCCGCCTATCTGCGGATAACGCTGTCGTCCAACCTCGGCAACGTGATCGCGATGCTGGCGGCGGGTCTGTTGCTGCCCTTTCTGCCGATGCTCCCGGCCCAGGTCCTGGTGCAGAACCTCTGCTTCGACGCGGCGCAGCTCTCGCTCGCCTTCGACCGCCCGGGCCCCGGCTCGGCGCGCCGTCCCGCCGTGCTGCGCCCGCGGGTCTTCCTCCGCTTCATCACCGCCTTCGGCCTGATCAACGCCGCCGCCGACCTGGCGACCTTCGCGGTGCTGGCGTTCTCGGCCCGGGCGACGTCGGGGACCGACACTCCCACGATGTTCCACGCCGGGTGGTTCACCGAGAACCTGCTGACCCAGGGGATGGTGATGCTGCTACTGCGGACGGGCCGCCGGGCCGCCGAGGGCCGGGCCATCGGACCGGTCCATCTCGCCGTCACGGCCCTCGCGGTCGTCGGTCTGCTGCTGCCGGTCTCCCCGCTGGCTCCGCTGCTGGCCATGTCGGCCCCGCCGCCGCTGTACTACCTGCTGCTCTCGGTCGTCCTCGCGCTCTACGGGGCGGCGCTGACCATCGCGCGGATGCGGTACGCGCGTCGGGAGAACGGCTGA
- a CDS encoding LCP family protein: MTRSHKAQAVRGSEDGLVGGRRRRPSGVRTAAALTVSVLLLAVAGSGWLYLQLNGNITTFGADGLSRDRPAAGAGGSNVLVIGSDSRAGSNARLGGGTGDVGRSDTAFLLHVYGDGRHAGAVSFPRDTLVEIPPCRLPDGSWTAPQSGAMFNSAFTVGQTAKGNPACTQNTVEKLTGLRVDHTVVVDFAGFSKMTTAVGGVTVCLPKDVYEGDLNPNRGSRGQLIFAKGPQTVSGRKALDYVRLRHGIGDGSDIGRIKRQQAFVSGLIKKVRSQGMNPSALLPLANAATESMTVDPGLGSADKLLAFAMSMKNIDLHDTKFVTLPWRYQGARVAIVHPDADNLWAAMRADRTVDGQDASGTSAHKDDDGKAAYATAAGPGVTVSGAGIRVTVYNGTTVPGLAARAADELKAAGFTVTGTATAGAQRHTTTVISYGPGRQDHAVAVARLFPDAVLQQAAAPGVNVTLGRSYATRPAPAASPHGGEPSQVGGRARSADDNPCSDLSYG; the protein is encoded by the coding sequence GTGACACGCAGCCACAAGGCACAAGCCGTACGCGGGAGCGAGGACGGGCTTGTCGGGGGACGGCGGCGTCGGCCCAGCGGGGTCCGGACAGCGGCGGCGCTCACGGTCTCCGTTCTGCTGCTTGCGGTCGCGGGTTCCGGCTGGCTCTACCTCCAGCTCAACGGGAACATCACCACCTTCGGCGCGGACGGCCTCAGCCGGGACCGGCCCGCCGCGGGCGCCGGCGGCAGCAACGTCCTGGTCATCGGCTCCGACTCGCGCGCCGGCAGCAACGCCAGGCTGGGCGGCGGGACGGGCGACGTGGGGCGCTCGGACACCGCCTTCCTGCTGCACGTCTACGGCGACGGCCGGCACGCGGGCGCCGTGTCGTTCCCCCGCGACACCCTCGTCGAGATCCCGCCGTGCCGGCTGCCCGACGGAAGCTGGACCGCCCCGCAGTCCGGGGCGATGTTCAACTCCGCGTTCACCGTGGGCCAGACCGCCAAGGGCAATCCGGCCTGCACCCAGAACACCGTGGAGAAGCTGACCGGGCTGCGTGTCGACCACACCGTCGTCGTGGACTTCGCGGGCTTCTCGAAGATGACCACCGCGGTCGGCGGCGTCACCGTGTGCCTGCCCAAGGACGTCTACGAGGGCGACCTCAACCCCAACCGGGGATCGCGCGGGCAGCTCATCTTCGCCAAGGGCCCGCAGACCGTCTCCGGCCGGAAGGCGCTGGACTACGTACGCCTGCGGCACGGCATCGGGGACGGCTCGGACATCGGGCGCATCAAGCGGCAGCAGGCGTTCGTCTCCGGCCTGATCAAGAAGGTCAGGTCGCAGGGCATGAACCCCTCCGCGCTGCTGCCGCTGGCGAACGCGGCCACCGAGTCGATGACCGTCGACCCGGGGCTGGGCTCGGCGGACAAGCTCCTCGCCTTCGCGATGTCGATGAAGAACATCGATCTGCACGACACCAAGTTCGTCACCCTGCCGTGGCGCTATCAGGGCGCCCGGGTGGCGATCGTGCATCCGGACGCGGACAACCTGTGGGCGGCGATGCGCGCCGACCGCACCGTGGACGGCCAGGACGCCAGCGGCACGTCCGCGCACAAGGACGATGACGGCAAGGCCGCCTACGCCACCGCCGCGGGGCCGGGCGTCACGGTGTCCGGGGCCGGCATCCGCGTCACCGTCTACAACGGCACCACCGTCCCCGGGCTGGCCGCCCGCGCCGCCGACGAGCTGAAGGCCGCCGGCTTCACCGTCACCGGCACCGCCACCGCCGGCGCCCAGCGGCACACCACCACGGTGATCAGCTACGGCCCCGGCCGGCAGGACCACGCCGTGGCCGTCGCCCGGCTCTTCCCCGACGCGGTGCTCCAGCAGGCCGCCGCCCCGGGCGTCAACGTCACCCTCGGCCGGTCCTACGCAACCCGACCCGCCCCCGCTGCGTCCCCGCACGGAGGAGAGCCGTCACAGGTGGGCGGCAGGGCCCGGTCCGCCGACGACAACCCCTGCTCCGATCTCTCCTACGGCTGA
- the tatA gene encoding Sec-independent protein translocase subunit TatA, whose protein sequence is MLRNGLEPWHLLVVAIVVIVLFGSKKLPDTARALGKSLRILKSEAKAMREDDGTPPTATYEAGPQERTESPRTIHAAPGAPGSVSSATAPGSAGAERPAAARADQEAGPRPAS, encoded by the coding sequence ATGCTGCGCAACGGACTGGAACCCTGGCATCTGCTCGTGGTGGCAATCGTCGTGATTGTTCTCTTCGGCTCCAAGAAGCTGCCCGACACCGCCCGCGCACTGGGGAAGTCGCTGCGGATCCTCAAGAGCGAGGCGAAGGCGATGCGGGAGGACGACGGGACGCCGCCGACCGCCACCTACGAGGCGGGACCCCAGGAGCGGACCGAGTCGCCGCGCACGATCCACGCGGCACCCGGCGCGCCCGGCAGCGTCAGCTCGGCGACCGCCCCCGGCAGCGCCGGCGCCGAGCGTCCCGCCGCCGCCCGCGCGGACCAGGAGGCCGGCCCCCGCCCCGCTTCCTGA